In a single window of the Bradyrhizobium sp. ORS 285 genome:
- the boxB gene encoding benzoyl-CoA 2,3-epoxidase subunit BoxB codes for MNMNIMNVDYSTKIPNNVNLAEDRQVLKALEGWHPGYVDWWNDMGPEGFQQSLVYLRTAYSVDPRGWAKFDYVKMPDYRWGILLAPQEENRKIPFGEHYGEPAWQEVPGEYRALMRRLIVIQGDTEPASVEQQRHLGKTAPSLYDMRNLFQVNVEEGRHLWAMVYLLQKYFGRDGREEADDLLRRRSGDSDSPRMLGAFNEKTPDWLSFFMFTYFTDRDGKMQLHSLAQSGFDPLSRTCRFMLTEEAHHMFVGETGVGRVIQRTVDAMRAAGIDDPTDIAKVRALGVIDLPTIQKKLNLHYTLSLDLFGSEVSTNAANAFNSGIKGRYHETQIQDDHQLKNSTYPVLKLVDGEIKRVDEPALTALNMRLRDDYSQDCIKGLLRWNKIITTAGYDFELKLPHTAFHRAIGEFKDVHATPDGILIDEATWQKRKGDWLPSTDDGAYISSLMKPVTEIGEYASWIAPPKVGIDNKPGDFEYVKIET; via the coding sequence ATGAACATGAACATCATGAACGTCGACTACTCGACCAAGATTCCGAACAACGTGAATCTCGCCGAAGACCGCCAGGTCCTCAAGGCGCTGGAAGGCTGGCATCCCGGCTATGTCGATTGGTGGAACGACATGGGCCCCGAGGGCTTCCAGCAGTCGCTGGTTTACTTGCGCACGGCCTACTCGGTCGATCCGCGCGGCTGGGCCAAGTTCGACTACGTCAAGATGCCCGACTATCGCTGGGGCATTCTGCTGGCTCCGCAGGAAGAGAACCGCAAGATTCCGTTCGGCGAGCATTATGGCGAGCCGGCCTGGCAGGAGGTCCCCGGCGAATATCGCGCGCTGATGCGCCGCCTGATCGTGATCCAGGGCGACACCGAGCCGGCCTCGGTCGAGCAGCAGCGCCATCTCGGCAAGACCGCGCCGTCACTCTACGACATGCGCAACCTGTTCCAGGTCAATGTCGAGGAGGGCCGTCACCTCTGGGCGATGGTCTATCTGCTGCAGAAATATTTCGGCCGCGACGGCCGCGAGGAAGCCGACGATCTGTTGCGCCGCCGCTCGGGCGATTCGGATTCTCCGCGCATGCTCGGCGCCTTCAACGAGAAGACGCCGGACTGGCTGTCGTTCTTCATGTTCACCTATTTCACCGACCGCGACGGCAAGATGCAGCTGCACTCGCTCGCGCAGTCCGGCTTCGATCCGCTGTCGCGCACCTGCCGCTTCATGCTGACCGAGGAAGCGCACCACATGTTCGTCGGCGAAACCGGCGTCGGCCGCGTCATCCAGCGCACGGTCGATGCGATGCGCGCCGCCGGCATCGATGATCCCACCGATATCGCCAAGGTCCGCGCGCTCGGCGTCATCGATCTGCCGACGATCCAGAAGAAGCTGAACCTGCACTACACGCTGTCGCTCGATCTGTTCGGCTCGGAGGTCTCGACCAACGCGGCCAACGCCTTCAATTCCGGCATCAAGGGCCGCTACCACGAGACCCAGATCCAGGACGATCACCAGCTCAAGAACTCCACCTATCCGGTGCTCAAGCTGGTGGACGGCGAGATCAAGCGGGTCGACGAGCCGGCGCTGACCGCGCTCAACATGCGCCTGCGCGACGACTACTCGCAGGACTGCATCAAGGGCCTGTTGCGCTGGAACAAGATCATCACCACGGCCGGCTACGACTTCGAGCTGAAGCTGCCGCACACCGCCTTCCATCGCGCCATCGGCGAGTTCAAGGACGTTCATGCGACGCCCGACGGCATCCTGATCGACGAGGCCACCTGGCAGAAGCGCAAGGGGGACTGGCTGCCCTCCACCGACGATGGTGCCTACATCTCTTCGCTGATGAAGCCCGTCACCGAAATCGGCGAATACGCCTCCTGGATCGCCCCGCCGAAGGTCGGCATCGACAACAAGCCGGGCGACTTCGAGTACGTGAAGATCGAGACTTGA
- a CDS encoding alpha/beta fold hydrolase encodes MTLEANGFLTVDSAQLEYRLIGPHPAGAPCIVLLHEGLGSVGLWGDFPDRLQAATGASVFAYSRAGYGASTPVTLPRPLDYMQREARDVLPKLLQTIGFQRGLLVGHSDGASIAAIYAGSHADHRLDGIVLIAPHVVVEDVSVTSIAAIKTAYETTELRAKLGRWHKDVDNAFYGWNGAWLDPAFRAWDITADLTYIRVPVAVIQGVDDQYGTVRQVEIIQQECYCPVEVTMLPKTGHSPHREAPEATLRVIAEFAAATLPPRASQT; translated from the coding sequence ATGACGCTCGAAGCTAACGGCTTCCTCACCGTCGACTCCGCCCAGCTCGAATACCGCCTGATCGGGCCACATCCCGCCGGCGCCCCGTGCATCGTGCTGCTGCATGAGGGCCTCGGATCGGTCGGCCTGTGGGGCGACTTTCCCGACAGACTGCAAGCGGCCACCGGCGCCTCCGTGTTCGCCTATTCCCGTGCCGGCTACGGCGCCTCCACCCCGGTGACCCTGCCGCGCCCGCTCGACTACATGCAGCGCGAGGCGCGCGACGTGCTGCCTAAGCTGCTTCAGACCATCGGCTTCCAGCGCGGTCTGCTCGTCGGCCATTCCGACGGCGCCTCGATCGCGGCGATCTATGCCGGCAGCCATGCCGATCACCGCCTCGACGGCATCGTGCTGATCGCACCCCATGTCGTCGTCGAGGATGTCTCGGTCACATCCATCGCCGCCATCAAGACCGCCTACGAGACCACCGAGCTGCGCGCCAAGCTGGGGCGCTGGCATAAGGACGTCGACAACGCCTTCTATGGCTGGAACGGCGCCTGGCTCGATCCGGCTTTCCGCGCCTGGGACATCACTGCCGACCTCACCTACATCCGCGTCCCCGTGGCCGTGATCCAGGGCGTCGACGACCAGTACGGCACCGTCCGCCAAGTCGAGATCATCCAACAGGAGTGCTACTGCCCGGTTGAGGTGACGATGTTGCCCAAGACCGGCCATTCCCCGCATCGCGAGGCGCCCGAGGCCACCTTGCGCGTCATCGCGGAGTTCGCCGCGGCGACCCTGCCACCCCGCGCATCACAAACATGA
- a CDS encoding ABC transporter ATP-binding protein gives MSTLSFRNVWVEYGNQVVLERINLEIASGTFLSIVGPSGAGKSTFLRLILGQERPSQGAVLLDGQPFPAEPGPDRGIVFQRYSVFPHLTVLGNVLLGYELAASPLTARLFGSARKDAVEKSRALIEAVGLGPHADKYPSALSGGMQQRLAIAQALAKQPRVLLLDEPFGALDPGTRAQMHALIKPLWREHNMTIVMVTHDIKEAFGLATRLIALDRPRKDPQAPERFGARITYDLDLARDSAVPVLGFIRASVQAAQ, from the coding sequence ATGAGCACGCTGTCCTTCCGCAACGTCTGGGTCGAGTACGGCAATCAGGTCGTACTCGAGCGCATCAATCTCGAGATCGCCTCCGGCACGTTCCTCTCGATCGTCGGCCCCTCCGGCGCCGGCAAGAGCACGTTCCTGCGCCTGATCCTCGGCCAGGAACGGCCGAGCCAGGGTGCCGTGCTGCTCGACGGCCAGCCGTTCCCGGCGGAGCCCGGCCCGGACCGTGGCATCGTTTTTCAGCGCTACTCGGTGTTCCCGCATCTGACCGTGCTCGGCAACGTGCTGCTCGGCTATGAACTCGCGGCCAGCCCGCTCACGGCGCGGCTGTTCGGGTCAGCGCGTAAGGACGCGGTGGAGAAGAGCCGCGCGCTGATCGAGGCGGTCGGCCTCGGGCCGCACGCCGACAAATATCCGAGCGCGCTGTCGGGCGGCATGCAGCAGCGGCTGGCGATTGCGCAGGCGCTCGCCAAGCAGCCGCGCGTCTTGCTGCTCGACGAGCCCTTCGGTGCGCTCGACCCCGGGACCCGCGCGCAGATGCATGCCCTGATCAAGCCGCTGTGGCGCGAGCACAACATGACCATCGTGATGGTCACCCACGACATCAAGGAGGCCTTCGGCCTGGCGACACGGCTGATTGCACTCGACCGTCCGCGCAAGGATCCGCAGGCGCCGGAGCGCTTTGGCGCGCGCATCACCTACGATCTCGACCTCGCCCGCGACAGCGCGGTGCCCGTGCTCGGCTTCATCCGCGCCAGCGTGCAGGCGGCGCAATAA
- a CDS encoding agmatinase family protein, with product MPFPAMRRTRRAGLQPQRQVTRRHHPDFDKMATQGWQALEAEGKLPTNGWRKERQWALDMGLPGADTLTDRDIPTFARGELPHFAGINTFMKAPYVENVRDVGKYDAAVIGIPFDSGTTYRPGTRFGPQGIRRISALYTPYNYELGVDLREQMTLCDAGDVFTIPANLEKSFDQISRGVAHVASSGALPIMLGGDHSIGFPCVRGIAQCTDKRIGIIHFDRHIDIQEKDLDERMHTTPWYWATNLPNVSPTNLVQLGIGGWQVPREGVEVARKRNTNVLTIADIEKIGLEKTAEIALELAWKDADAVYISFDVDSIDCGFVPGTGWPEPGGFLPREALKLLGLVAAEGLCGLEVVEVSPPYDTSDITALIGVRVVVEALGSMVAHGKLGSHKHIINKPVSF from the coding sequence ATGCCATTCCCCGCCATGCGGCGCACCCGCCGTGCCGGCCTGCAGCCGCAACGCCAGGTCACGCGCCGGCATCATCCGGATTTCGACAAGATGGCCACGCAGGGCTGGCAGGCGTTGGAGGCCGAGGGCAAGCTGCCGACCAACGGCTGGCGCAAGGAGCGGCAATGGGCGCTCGACATGGGCCTGCCCGGCGCCGACACGCTGACCGATCGCGACATCCCGACGTTTGCGCGCGGCGAGCTGCCGCATTTCGCAGGGATCAACACCTTCATGAAGGCGCCCTATGTCGAGAATGTTCGCGACGTCGGCAAGTACGATGCCGCCGTGATCGGCATCCCCTTCGATTCCGGCACCACCTATCGCCCCGGCACCCGCTTCGGGCCGCAGGGCATCCGCCGCATCTCCGCGCTCTACACGCCCTATAACTACGAGCTCGGCGTCGATCTGCGCGAGCAGATGACGTTGTGCGATGCCGGCGACGTTTTCACCATCCCCGCGAATCTCGAAAAGAGCTTCGACCAGATCAGCCGCGGCGTCGCTCATGTGGCCTCGTCCGGCGCGCTGCCGATCATGCTCGGCGGCGACCACTCGATCGGCTTTCCTTGCGTGCGCGGCATCGCGCAGTGCACCGACAAGCGTATCGGCATCATCCATTTCGACCGTCACATCGACATCCAGGAAAAGGATCTCGACGAGCGCATGCACACCACGCCCTGGTATTGGGCGACCAACCTGCCGAATGTGTCGCCGACCAACCTGGTGCAGCTCGGCATCGGCGGCTGGCAGGTGCCGCGCGAGGGCGTCGAGGTCGCGCGCAAGCGCAACACCAACGTGCTGACCATCGCCGACATCGAGAAGATCGGCCTGGAGAAGACCGCCGAGATCGCGCTGGAGCTGGCCTGGAAGGATGCCGACGCCGTCTACATCTCGTTCGACGTCGACTCCATCGATTGCGGCTTCGTGCCCGGCACCGGCTGGCCCGAGCCCGGCGGCTTCCTGCCGCGCGAGGCGCTCAAGCTGCTCGGCCTCGTCGCCGCCGAGGGCCTGTGCGGGCTGGAGGTGGTCGAGGTCTCGCCGCCCTACGACACCTCGGACATCACCGCGCTGATCGGCGTCCGCGTGGTCGTCGAGGCGCTCGGCTCGATGGTCGCCCACGGCAAGCTCGGCAGCCACAAGCATATCATCAACAAGCCCGTCAGCTTCTGA
- a CDS encoding helix-turn-helix transcriptional regulator, translating to MTPHSDAPRDDGQSAAETDFLDQLGQRVRRMRGLAGMSRKVLAEVSGISERYIAQLESGKGNVSIVLLRRIANAINAPLDDIIPGGEPSPDWPVIRDLLKKASPSQIAQVKELLAGGGSAPLRRTFSGIALIGLRGAGKSTLGRMLAERIGWSFVELNKEIERQNGLSVAEIIALYGQEGFRRMEQAALLQLLARKELMVLATGGGIVSEPVTFDLILNAFYTIWLKAEPEEHMGRVRKQGDLRPMADDRSAMAELRNILASREPLYARANAVVDTAGLTVDAAATRLGEAVKPVIANEARMFARG from the coding sequence ATGACGCCACACAGCGACGCCCCGCGCGACGACGGCCAGTCCGCAGCCGAGACCGATTTCCTCGACCAGCTGGGCCAGCGGGTGCGGCGGATGCGCGGCCTCGCCGGCATGTCGCGCAAGGTGCTGGCCGAGGTCTCCGGTATTTCCGAGCGCTACATCGCCCAGCTCGAAAGCGGCAAGGGCAACGTGTCGATCGTGCTGCTGCGCCGCATCGCCAATGCGATCAACGCGCCGCTCGACGACATCATTCCCGGCGGCGAGCCGTCGCCGGACTGGCCGGTCATCCGCGACCTCCTGAAGAAGGCGAGCCCGAGCCAGATCGCGCAGGTCAAGGAGCTGCTCGCCGGCGGCGGCTCGGCGCCGTTGCGGCGCACCTTCTCCGGCATCGCGCTGATCGGCCTGCGCGGCGCCGGCAAATCGACGCTGGGCAGAATGCTCGCGGAGCGGATCGGCTGGAGCTTCGTCGAGCTCAACAAGGAGATCGAGCGGCAGAACGGACTCTCCGTCGCCGAGATCATCGCGCTCTACGGCCAGGAAGGCTTTCGCCGCATGGAGCAGGCCGCGCTGCTGCAACTGCTGGCGCGGAAAGAGCTGATGGTGCTGGCGACCGGCGGCGGCATCGTCTCCGAGCCGGTGACCTTCGATCTCATTCTGAATGCGTTCTACACGATCTGGCTCAAGGCCGAGCCGGAGGAGCACATGGGGCGCGTGCGCAAGCAGGGCGACCTGCGCCCGATGGCCGACGACCGCTCGGCGATGGCCGAGCTGCGCAACATTCTCGCGAGCCGCGAGCCGCTGTATGCGCGAGCCAATGCGGTGGTCGATACGGCAGGGCTGACCGTGGATGCGGCGGCCACGCGGCTCGGCGAGGCGGTGAAGCCGGTAATTGCGAACGAAGCGCGGATGTTTGCGCGGGGATGA
- a CDS encoding SDR family oxidoreductase, translated as MLKNLFSLEGRIALVTGGSRGIGKMIAAGLLAQGAARVYITARKAGPCEETAKQLSAEYGGECIALPIDISTMAGIDMLAAEIKKREPKLDILVNNAGAAWGADFDEFPESGWDKVMNLNLKTPFFLTKALAVPLRAAASAERPAKVINIASIDGIFVNPLETYSYAASKSGLIHLTRRMAAKLIKDHIVVTAIAPGPFKSDMNKAARDNADEVATRVPAGRIGTDEDMAGTAIFLASRAGDYVVGNTIAVDGGIVYANPGIPGAGWDS; from the coding sequence ATGCTGAAGAACCTGTTTTCACTCGAGGGCCGCATCGCGCTCGTCACTGGCGGCTCGCGCGGCATCGGCAAGATGATCGCGGCCGGCCTGCTCGCGCAAGGCGCGGCGCGGGTCTACATCACCGCCCGCAAGGCCGGTCCCTGCGAGGAGACGGCCAAGCAGCTGTCGGCGGAGTATGGCGGCGAATGCATCGCGCTGCCGATCGACATCTCGACCATGGCCGGGATCGACATGCTCGCGGCCGAGATCAAGAAGCGCGAGCCCAAGCTCGACATCCTCGTCAACAATGCGGGCGCCGCCTGGGGCGCCGACTTCGACGAATTCCCGGAGAGCGGCTGGGACAAGGTGATGAACCTCAACCTCAAGACGCCGTTCTTCCTCACCAAGGCGCTGGCAGTGCCATTGCGCGCGGCCGCGAGCGCCGAGCGGCCGGCCAAGGTGATCAACATCGCCTCGATCGACGGCATCTTCGTCAACCCGCTGGAGACGTATTCCTATGCGGCGAGCAAGTCCGGCCTGATCCATCTGACGCGGCGCATGGCGGCGAAGCTGATCAAGGACCACATCGTGGTCACGGCGATCGCGCCGGGTCCGTTCAAGTCCGACATGAACAAGGCCGCCCGCGACAATGCCGACGAGGTCGCGACGCGCGTGCCCGCGGGACGCATCGGCACCGACGAGGACATGGCGGGCACGGCGATCTTCCTCGCGTCACGCGCGGGGGACTATGTGGTGGGGAATACGATCGCCGTGGATGGCGGCATCGTGTACGCGAACCCCGGCATTCCGGGCGCAGGCTGGGATAGCTGA
- a CDS encoding ABC transporter permease translates to MLRAMNVVPNRGSRLLLALLPFLLIALIYVVGSAQRRADNPDDKLLPPVSEMVATSKRLATEPDRRSGDYVLWSDTAASLQRLALGLGISAAIGLTLGLAIGLLPIAGAGFGTLVAVLSMIPPMAVLPVLFIVFGLGELSKVVLIIIGVTPTLVRDLSLEVQNMPREQLIKAQTLGASTWQVAIRVVLPQIMPRLIQGLRLMIGPAFLFLISAEAIASDVGLGYRIFLVRRYLSMDVILPYVVWITLLAYIFDYALVWFGRRAFPWAYAQGSR, encoded by the coding sequence ATGCTGCGTGCGATGAACGTCGTTCCGAACCGCGGCAGCCGGCTGCTCCTGGCTCTCCTGCCGTTCCTGCTGATCGCGCTGATCTACGTGGTCGGCTCGGCGCAGCGGCGGGCTGACAACCCCGACGACAAGCTGCTGCCGCCGGTGTCGGAGATGGTCGCGACGTCGAAGCGACTCGCCACCGAGCCGGATCGGCGCTCCGGCGACTACGTGCTGTGGTCGGACACGGCGGCGAGCCTGCAACGGCTCGCGCTCGGGCTCGGCATCTCCGCCGCGATCGGCCTTACGCTGGGCCTCGCCATCGGTTTGCTTCCGATCGCCGGCGCCGGCTTTGGCACGCTGGTCGCGGTGCTGTCGATGATCCCGCCGATGGCGGTGCTGCCGGTGCTGTTCATCGTGTTCGGCCTCGGTGAATTGTCCAAGGTGGTGCTGATCATCATCGGCGTCACCCCGACATTGGTGCGCGATCTCTCTCTCGAAGTGCAGAACATGCCGCGCGAGCAGCTCATCAAGGCGCAGACGCTGGGTGCCTCGACCTGGCAGGTCGCGATCCGCGTGGTGCTGCCGCAGATCATGCCGCGGCTGATCCAGGGTCTCAGGCTGATGATTGGCCCGGCCTTCCTGTTCCTGATCTCCGCGGAAGCGATCGCCTCCGACGTCGGGCTCGGCTATCGCATCTTCCTGGTCCGGCGCTATCTGTCGATGGATGTGATTCTGCCCTACGTCGTCTGGATCACCTTGCTTGCCTACATCTTCGACTACGCTCTGGTGTGGTTCGGTCGGCGCGCCTTTCCCTGGGCCTATGCGCAAGGGAGCCGCTGA
- a CDS encoding DUF4231 domain-containing protein produces the protein MANGHGPEAGADFVARTLNDALRWSGRGQKWWSFANHGSTVCVVVFSATAAVLSQIGSPIVGLDPKTVATVLSLCVTIISTVQSKLGFERKWVANRLTHSALNGLLLDEKTGADVQDTKDRLKAILEAHDRAIAATGG, from the coding sequence ATGGCGAACGGGCATGGGCCGGAGGCGGGCGCGGATTTCGTCGCGCGCACGTTGAACGACGCGCTGCGGTGGAGCGGCCGCGGGCAGAAGTGGTGGAGCTTTGCCAACCACGGCTCCACCGTCTGCGTCGTGGTGTTCAGCGCGACCGCCGCAGTGCTGTCGCAGATCGGCAGTCCCATCGTCGGCCTCGACCCGAAGACCGTCGCGACCGTGCTGTCGCTCTGCGTCACGATCATCTCGACGGTGCAGTCCAAGCTCGGCTTCGAGCGCAAATGGGTCGCCAACAGGCTGACTCACAGCGCACTCAACGGCCTGCTGCTCGACGAGAAGACCGGCGCCGACGTTCAGGACACCAAGGACAGACTGAAGGCGATCCTCGAAGCCCACGATCGCGCGATCGCCGCGACCGGCGGTTAG
- the boxC gene encoding 2,3-epoxybenzoyl-CoA dihydrolase, with protein MAGEDRVLAGGKTFIDFQTDPSRYKHWKLSIDGEVATLAMDVDENGGLFEGYQLKLNSYDLGVDIELADAVQRLRFEHPQVKVVVLRSAKPRVFCAGANIRMLAGATHAHKVNFCKFTNETRNGFEDSSENSGQRFITVVNGTAAGGGYELALATDHIILADDGSSSVSLPEVPLLAVLPGTGGLTRVVDKRKVRRDRADAFCTTEEGVKGKRAVQWRLVDEIAPNSKVDAKVAERAKEFAAASKRNGSGKGVALTPLKRVIDASSVRYGFVNVDIDRAARIATITISAPEAAPPADIDGMIGQGAAFWPLQVARELDDAILHLRINELGIAMLVFKSHGDRAQVLAHDAFLEANKAHWLVNEIRHYWKRVLKRIDVTSRTLVTLVEPGSCFAGTLAELVFASDRSYMLIGTIQGDNRPAPAIELSAMNFGPYPMSHGLTRLQSRFLDDPNGLARVHEHVGKPLEAEEAEELGLVTFALDDIDWEDEIRVFLEERASFSPDSLTGLEANLRFAGPETMESKIFARLTAWQNWIFQRPNAVGEDGALRRYGTGERPQYDMTRV; from the coding sequence ATGGCCGGGGAAGACCGCGTGCTCGCGGGAGGCAAGACGTTCATCGATTTTCAGACCGATCCCTCCCGCTACAAGCATTGGAAGCTCTCGATCGACGGTGAGGTGGCGACGCTCGCCATGGACGTCGACGAGAATGGCGGCCTGTTCGAGGGCTACCAGCTCAAGCTCAACTCGTATGATCTCGGTGTCGACATCGAGCTGGCCGACGCCGTGCAGCGGCTGCGCTTCGAACACCCCCAAGTGAAGGTCGTGGTGCTGCGCTCGGCCAAGCCGCGCGTGTTCTGCGCCGGCGCCAACATCCGCATGCTCGCCGGCGCCACCCATGCGCACAAGGTGAACTTCTGCAAGTTCACCAACGAGACCCGCAACGGCTTCGAAGACTCATCCGAGAATTCCGGCCAGCGCTTCATCACGGTGGTGAACGGCACCGCCGCCGGCGGCGGCTATGAGCTCGCGCTCGCGACCGATCACATCATCCTCGCCGATGACGGCTCGTCCTCGGTGTCGCTGCCGGAGGTGCCGCTGCTCGCGGTGCTACCCGGCACCGGCGGTCTCACCCGCGTCGTCGACAAGCGCAAGGTGCGCCGCGACCGTGCGGATGCGTTCTGCACCACGGAGGAGGGCGTCAAGGGCAAGCGGGCCGTGCAGTGGCGGCTGGTCGACGAGATCGCGCCGAACTCCAAGGTCGATGCCAAGGTCGCCGAGCGGGCCAAGGAATTCGCTGCGGCGTCCAAGCGCAACGGCAGCGGCAAGGGTGTCGCGCTGACGCCGCTGAAGCGCGTGATCGATGCGTCGAGCGTGCGCTACGGCTTCGTCAATGTCGACATCGACCGTGCCGCCCGCATCGCCACCATCACGATCTCGGCGCCCGAGGCCGCGCCGCCGGCCGACATCGACGGCATGATCGGGCAGGGCGCGGCCTTCTGGCCGCTGCAGGTCGCGCGCGAACTCGACGATGCCATCCTGCATCTGCGCATCAACGAGCTCGGCATCGCGATGCTGGTGTTCAAGTCGCATGGCGACCGCGCCCAGGTGCTCGCGCATGACGCCTTCCTCGAAGCGAACAAGGCGCATTGGCTGGTCAACGAGATCAGGCATTATTGGAAGCGCGTGCTCAAGCGCATCGACGTCACCTCGCGCACGCTGGTCACCCTGGTCGAGCCCGGCTCCTGCTTTGCCGGTACCCTGGCCGAGCTCGTGTTCGCCTCGGACCGCTCCTACATGCTGATCGGCACCATCCAGGGCGACAATCGTCCGGCGCCGGCGATCGAATTGTCGGCGATGAATTTCGGCCCCTATCCGATGAGCCACGGCCTGACCCGGCTGCAGTCGCGCTTCCTTGACGATCCCAACGGGCTCGCGCGCGTTCACGAGCACGTCGGCAAGCCGCTCGAAGCGGAAGAGGCCGAGGAGCTCGGCCTCGTCACCTTCGCGCTCGACGACATCGACTGGGAGGACGAGATCCGCGTCTTCCTCGAGGAGCGCGCCAGCTTCTCGCCCGACAGTCTCACCGGCCTCGAGGCCAATCTGCGCTTCGCCGGTCCCGAGACGATGGAGTCGAAGATCTTCGCCCGCCTCACCGCCTGGCAGAACTGGATCTTCCAGCGCCCCAACGCGGTCGGCGAGGACGGCGCGCTCCGGCGCTACGGTACCGGCGAGCGGCCGCAATACGACATGACGCGCGTTTAG
- a CDS encoding benzoate-CoA ligase family protein has translation MSWLLDRNVEAGRGDKLAYTDTVSELTYRGLQQQSCRVSNLLRRLGVRREERVAMIMLDTVDFPAVFLGSMRAGIVPVPLNTLLTSEQYAYVLADCRARVLFVSEALYPVVKDIVGRMPDLDCVVVSGANAFGHKLLSDEIARESDQFDTVATHEDEPAFWLYSSGSTGMPKGVRHLHGNLAATAETYASQVLGIRESDVCLSAAKLFFAYGLGNALTFPLSVGATTILNSERPTPALMFKLMNRYNPTIFYGVPTLFAAMLHDESLRHEKAGSALRICTSAGEALPESVGNAWKARFGVDILDGVGSTELLHIFLSNAPGDIKYGSAGRPVPGYQVRLVNEAGQDVPDGEVGEMLVHAPSAGEGYWNQRHKTRSTFEGYWTRTGDKYVRDADGRYTFCGRSDDMFKVSGIWVSPFEVESALITHPSVLEAAVVPDADPEGLLKPKAYVVLRPSVDRETLHEALKDHVKQKIGPWKYPRWIEVVDSLPKTATGKIQRFKLREGAGQ, from the coding sequence GTGTCATGGCTGCTTGACCGCAATGTCGAGGCCGGACGCGGCGACAAGCTCGCCTACACCGACACGGTCTCCGAGCTGACCTATCGCGGCCTGCAGCAGCAGAGCTGCCGCGTTTCCAACCTGCTGCGCCGCCTCGGCGTCCGCCGCGAGGAGCGCGTGGCGATGATCATGCTCGACACGGTGGATTTCCCCGCGGTGTTCTTAGGCAGCATGCGCGCCGGCATCGTCCCGGTGCCGCTCAACACGCTGCTGACCTCGGAGCAATATGCCTATGTGCTGGCGGACTGCCGCGCCCGCGTGCTGTTCGTCTCGGAGGCGCTGTATCCGGTCGTGAAGGACATCGTCGGGCGGATGCCCGATCTCGACTGCGTCGTGGTCTCAGGCGCGAACGCGTTCGGCCACAAGCTGCTGTCGGACGAGATCGCGCGCGAGAGCGATCAGTTCGACACGGTCGCGACGCATGAGGACGAGCCGGCGTTCTGGCTTTACTCCTCTGGCTCGACCGGCATGCCCAAGGGCGTCCGCCATCTCCACGGCAATCTCGCCGCCACGGCCGAGACCTATGCCAGCCAGGTGCTCGGCATCCGCGAGAGCGACGTCTGCCTCTCCGCCGCAAAGCTGTTCTTCGCCTACGGCCTCGGCAATGCGCTGACCTTCCCGCTCTCGGTCGGCGCCACCACGATCCTCAACTCCGAGCGCCCGACGCCGGCTTTGATGTTCAAACTGATGAACCGCTACAACCCGACCATCTTCTACGGCGTGCCGACCTTGTTCGCCGCGATGCTGCACGACGAGTCGCTGCGTCATGAGAAGGCGGGCTCCGCCTTGCGCATCTGCACCTCGGCCGGCGAGGCGCTGCCGGAGTCGGTTGGCAATGCCTGGAAGGCGCGCTTCGGCGTCGACATTCTCGACGGCGTCGGCTCGACCGAGCTGTTGCACATCTTCCTGTCGAACGCGCCCGGCGACATCAAATATGGCTCCGCGGGCCGCCCGGTGCCCGGCTATCAGGTGCGGCTCGTCAACGAGGCCGGGCAAGACGTGCCCGACGGCGAGGTCGGCGAGATGCTGGTGCACGCGCCCTCGGCCGGCGAAGGCTATTGGAATCAGCGCCACAAGACGCGCTCGACCTTCGAGGGCTATTGGACGCGCACCGGCGACAAATATGTCCGCGACGCCGACGGCCGCTATACCTTCTGCGGCCGCTCCGACGACATGTTCAAGGTCTCCGGCATCTGGGTGTCGCCGTTCGAGGTCGAAAGCGCGCTGATCACCCATCCCTCGGTGCTGGAAGCCGCCGTCGTGCCCGACGCGGATCCGGAAGGGCTGTTGAAGCCAAAGGCCTACGTCGTGCTGCGCCCGAGCGTCGACCGCGAGACGCTGCACGAAGCGCTCAAGGATCACGTCAAGCAGAAGATCGGCCCGTGGAAATATCCGCGCTGGATCGAGGTGGTGGATTCCTTGCCGAAGACCGCGACCGGCAAGATCCAGCGCTTCAAGCTGCGCGAGGGGGCGGGTCAGTAG